A DNA window from Candidatus Latescibacter sp. contains the following coding sequences:
- a CDS encoding iron-containing alcohol dehydrogenase, whose protein sequence is MARSTVKAQEIIKAWKGDDYAHGVGVLETTGEYACLYGERALLVVADLGQEWVETLRNKITDSLDMHGVGYTSILGAGPNAPREDVYRIANEISKVCPDSVIAIGGGSTIDAAKAASILAAYNSSEVMEYLGASEALASSIEPYFGAGNVTRIWEALNISATPVIAVQTIASSGAHLTKYANITDPLTGQKKLIIDMAIVPPKSVFDYGVTEGAPRGLTLDGALDGIAHLWEVFMGATGQVYYDRMKEIAVEGISLIVESLPEALKDPKNLDSRIRLGLGTDLGGYSIMIGGTNGGHLGSFSLVDILTHGRACAVLNPYYTVLFSPAIQDQLRTVGEVFHRAGFITENLGNLEGRALGEAVAHGMIAFSKSIAFPITLREAGATRTHIDRMIEAAKNPQLESKLKNMPTPMDPSKGDVETYMKPVLEAAFTGDFSLIKTMS, encoded by the coding sequence ATGGCGCGAAGCACGGTAAAAGCTCAGGAAATTATCAAGGCATGGAAAGGCGATGACTATGCCCACGGGGTCGGGGTTCTGGAGACAACGGGTGAATACGCCTGCCTTTATGGAGAAAGGGCGCTTCTGGTGGTGGCAGACCTGGGACAGGAATGGGTGGAAACCCTGCGGAACAAGATCACCGATTCTCTCGATATGCATGGCGTCGGGTACACTTCCATTCTCGGAGCGGGTCCGAATGCACCCCGCGAGGATGTCTACCGGATTGCAAACGAAATTTCCAAGGTCTGCCCGGATTCAGTGATCGCCATCGGCGGTGGGAGCACCATTGATGCCGCCAAAGCTGCCAGCATTCTGGCTGCCTATAATTCTTCAGAGGTCATGGAATATCTCGGCGCATCCGAAGCGCTGGCATCCAGCATCGAACCGTATTTCGGCGCCGGGAATGTCACCAGAATCTGGGAGGCGCTCAATATTTCCGCCACTCCGGTTATCGCAGTTCAGACCATCGCTTCCTCCGGCGCGCATCTCACCAAGTATGCCAATATTACCGATCCCCTGACAGGGCAGAAAAAACTGATAATCGACATGGCCATTGTTCCTCCCAAGTCCGTCTTCGATTATGGAGTGACCGAGGGCGCTCCACGAGGACTTACACTGGACGGCGCTCTTGACGGTATCGCGCACTTATGGGAGGTATTCATGGGCGCCACCGGACAGGTTTACTACGACCGGATGAAAGAGATTGCAGTCGAGGGTATCTCATTGATTGTCGAAAGTTTGCCCGAGGCATTGAAAGATCCGAAAAACCTCGACTCTCGAATTCGGCTCGGGCTGGGAACCGACCTCGGCGGATATTCCATCATGATCGGCGGCACAAACGGCGGGCATCTCGGCTCCTTTTCGCTCGTGGACATTCTCACCCATGGCCGCGCCTGCGCTGTTCTGAACCCTTACTACACGGTGCTTTTTTCACCTGCCATCCAGGATCAGTTGCGTACTGTCGGAGAAGTTTTCCATAGAGCAGGGTTCATCACCGAAAACCTCGGAAACCTTGAAGGGCGCGCCCTTGGCGAAGCGGTAGCGCACGGAATGATCGCCTTCTCGAAGAGCATCGCTTTCCCGATAACCCTCCGTGAAGCCGGCGCCACAAGAACTCATATCGACCGTATGATCGAGGCGGCAAAAAATCCGCAGCTTGAGTCAAAACTCAAGAACATGCCCACTCCCATGGACCCTTCAAAGGGAGATGTGGAAACCTACATGAAACCGGTGCTCGAAGCGGCATTCACCGGCGATTTTTCGCTCATCAAAACCATGTCCTGA